TGGCGCAGCGGTTGCACTGccactggctctccacaccaGCCTAACTCCTCCTACGCTGGCGTCCACACCAGTTTAGACAGTgtaagtggcacttatgccagcgcaTGCCTTTCCCCACCTCTTAAGATGATTCGGCcctcaacctcaggaatgggctgttattctgCTTCTACATTGAAACCATATTCAGTATGGTGTAGCAGATaagtgtagagccagcgtggtgtagtggtttagagcggagtttggagcggtggactctgatctggcaaactgggtttgattccccactcctccacatgaagccagctgggggaccttgggccagtcacagctctctcagccattGAATATGCAATTATAATATTCAAAGAAGGTATAACAGAATAGAAGTTATAGAGTAAGTACCATTATAATGTAAGTATctgatgtgtatgtttatatgtttgtatttctgtaaattttgtaatatttatttgatttttttttaaaaaatgtttttttttaaaagagaatagGCCAGGCATTCTTTTGGGTTCTGACAACTCATCAAGtttctcctatctttttgttggaaccctggaaaagcaatcaattctttgtctctggctttcctgccagcttacctcctACTGCCTCAGGActtattttggggtataaatattggtcctttggccattcatagggtgtgtgtgtgtgtcttggatccatgCGTGCACCACCCTCATCTGTGTGAGGGTCcctttccttttgctcctggaaatgctggtcatttttcatcttcagtgctgctttccctggacgtcccttcaagactggtaactgtcACCCATCTCTGAAACTCTGTAtaatttcttctctttctcttagttagctcttgtatgctttgtgtgcgtATGTtccttgcttaaaatatatttcttgttttactgcttttattctttaataaaacaattttttaattgTACAATCGCCTGCTCATTTGAAAATTTTCACCCAGGACAATCCTGCTATACACAGGTTATCAATCTCAGTTACCCTCCTCTCGCTCTGTCTCCcctgctaattcccccaactaaagtggagactgcctacttagggtaacacacTGACTTAGCTAGCATTATAGCtgcagaagcaagttaatgcagctacaAGAAGTCATTCCTACAACTTCATTTAGCCTGGATGATGGCCCCTGCCTTgacttggctgatctggccatgtgAATCCATGCTATGGTTATCGCtgggctagactactgcaatgtgctctccATGAGTTTGCCCTTAAAGGCAACTCAAAAACTCCAGTTGATGTAGACTGCTTCAGTTGGGTTACTGTCAGGCACTAGGTGGAATAGGGCATGTCAAACCCATTCTGCAAGCACTTCATTGGTCTCTATACCGGGCTCAATAAAAGGTGCAatttatcacctacaaagcccttaatggcCCTGAGCCCATATATAGGCAGATTGACCTTTAATGTTTTAATAATCAATTATATTACTTTCATCTGAAAGGATCTGCCCCTTTTCCAACTCCATCAGCAACATGAAATCACTCCATTTTCTTTCAAGAGTTGCCGTTGCTGGAATGTTTGACCATTGTTCGAACTGACATTTTTATTTGTGAATTGCCAAAATGCAGAATAGAATTTCGAGGAGGGGGAATGAACAAATAAGTAAAGTTTCATTGGAACCTGGCCCAAGATTTGCTGGTGGAAATGGAGATGGTCAAAACTCACTGGAAATGGGTGGTCCTTCTCCTACCAAATGCCCACAGGATCCCCTTGCGAATTGGCTGGGTTTTCACACTGTACACAATGGGGTTGAGAACAGGGGGAATGAGGAGGTAAACATCAGCCATGAGGATATGGACAATGGAAGAACTGTGCCTTGCAAAACGATGCAGCATGGACACCCCAATCACAGGGATAAAGAAAATCAAGACAACACAGATATGGGAGACACAAGTGTTGAAAGCCTTGAACCGTTCTTCCTTGGAGGCGATGGCTGTGACAGCCCTGATGATCTTCATGTAGGACAAGAGAATGAGGAGAGAGTCAATGACCAGCGTGGAGAGGACGACGCACAAGCCATAGATGCTGTTGACTCTGGAATCGGAGCACGAGAGCTTCAGTACATCCTGGTGCAAGCAAAACGAGTGGGAAAGCTCTTTGCTTTTGCAGTACCTGTATCTCCTGAGTAGCCATGGTGTCGGGAACACAATGGCCGAACTCCTGGCAGCAATGGCCAGGCCAATCTTGACCAACACTGAATTGGTCAGGATGCTGGTATACTTCAGTGGGCTGCAGATGGCAACGTAGCGGTCAAAGGCCATGGCCAACAGTACTGAGGACTCCATGAAAGAGAACGTGTGGATGAAGAAGAGCTGCACGGCACAGGCATTGAAGCCAATCTCCCTGATGTTGAACCAGAAGAGGCCCAGCACCGTTGGCAACGTGGAGAGGGACAAGCCCAAGTCTGTGATGGCCAACATGGAAAGGAAGGCGTACATAGGCTCGTGAAGACTTCGGTTGGTCTTGATGACAAAGAGGATGGTGCTGTTCCCCAGCAGTGCAATGAGATAGATGGAACAGAAAGGTATGGAGAGCCAGCGGTGATACGTCTCCAACCCAGGAAATCCCCTCAGCAGGAAGATTGGGCCACTGCTGTTGCTCAATGGAGACATGATCTGGAATCCAGAAGGGATACCGTTGCAAGCTGGAGACACAGACTTCTGGACAGAAAAAAACAATGGGAACCTTCATTGTCATACAATAACCTAGCTGCAAATGATTTATCTTTGAACACCTTGTGGACTGTGGCCCAAATCCATATGCCATAAGATATGGTCAGAGCACCAGGCGATATCTGTgaatgagagccagtggggtataatggttaagaaccaagttgttttccccactcctacatatgaagcctgctgggtgaacttgagctagtcacagctctcttagaactctctcagctgcacctacctcacaaggtgtctgtcgagggcagaggaagggaaggcaattgtaagccagtttgagtctccttaaaggtagagaaagtcagggtataaaaaccaactcttcttctttttctgccccACAGGCCACCCCTGAAACTTAGgggaacttatttatttatttcatttataccccacttttctccccagtggtgaccTAAAGTGTTGTATCCTCAAAACAATCCTCTGAGGTTGGTTGGGCTGCGAGTGTGCAAGGTCTCTCTCCATGCTCCCATGGCTGAGtgtggattcgaacctaggtctcttacatccttgtctgactctctaaccattACATCGTACTGGCTTTCCGAGGCTGCCTCCCATGTAGCATTGACAATTGCTCTTGAGAATGAAAACAGTGAAATCCTGGCGTGTGCACACAATCAGAAGTCTTTGCATGCCTAAGAAGTCACATTCTGCATCACAGCTGTTGTTCTCCAAAATATTACCCCAGGGGCATCTAGTGATCAGTGTGCCCATTTGCCTCCCTGCCTGGCCTATAATAATCAAAGGCAGGAATGCTAAACAGGAGGAtgaatttgtgggggggggggttgcagggaGAAGTCGAGGTTCCCAGGCATTTCTGAAAGAGGCAGGCTAGCAAAGTGTGTGCTTGATTGTTCTTGGTTTGAGCTACTCCTGCCCCCCAAATCCTGTACCCTCAAAGAACAGTCAGGAGGTACCTGGCAAATAACATGTAAATAGTGCATAACGTTAAGTTGAAAACCAGCAGAATAAAATCAGCAGGAGAATATCaataaaagtaaaagtaaaaacagaaaacagagcgCAGCTGTACCTGACCATAACAAAACTTACTTCGGAATAGGCAGGCACAGAATGTCACTGTAATATGTTGAGGGAGAGGGCAGAGAAACAGCAAGAGAGTCAAGCAAGTTGTGTTCTGGACTCACGCCAGATCAACAGCATGGGGACATCCAGCTAACCCCTCCAAAGCACCCCTTTTAACATTTAAGATTAACTGTTTGATCGTTTTACCAGCCCAGTCAAACACATTACCTATTACTGGCCCCTTGCATGCTCAGAATTGTGCCAAGTCATTGTAGAGATCCATGCATGGTTCATTGCAGACACACCCTTATTGTTAATGTGGTCTTAAAGAGAGGTAGTTGTTGCTGTGTCTATGCTGCTAAATTTGACATTTAGAGATTTTTGGATGACATAGCATCAGCACTGCACAATTTAAACTGGAAAAGATGCTAATAGATGAAAAGTTCATGGCATCTTGATGTATAATATTTTATCGGAGCTGGATCAATGCAAGCAACAACGACAGAGGGATTTTAGTTAGGCGCTAAAAAGGAGAGAATGGAATATAATTTTTAAAGCTCTGGGTGAGGTTTTTAAGAGCACAGATAAAAATTATTCATATGTAAAGTCTTatctgtaagccgatttgagccAGAATTTGAACAGAATTATAAATCTAATATGAAATATATTGGAAACATGTCAGAACAGGTGTTCCCATTTGTTGACCATTGCAAAGATGACATCTGCAGATGCTGCAGATAAAGTTGAACAGCCGGTGAAAAGACGTTAGGAAAAAACCAAGGGTAAATATTAACACACATTAGATATCAATAAAGACTAACACACATTAGACATGTGCATGATTCCATGCCAGGTACTTTATATTTCGTAGGAACTGTTTGTTAAGCAtctttagtttgtttttttggaatGTAACAGTGGAATAAGCGAGATGAAAGCACCTCTTCTGAACTCTGTGGCTCTGGAATTATCCTAGAAAAGGGCCATTCAGAATGATGAGGAACTTGTGATCATCTCAGCTGTGCAGAACATGGGAGAATTAGGATTCACAAATGCCCCTTGTTAGTAAGCTGCAACAATAGCTGTGGAAACTGTCCAGAATGCCCTGCCCATAATAATTCGGAGTCAAAAGCCTCCGAACCAGCCCCAGGAATCTCTGATTTTGTTCACAAACTCAAACCCTTATTTAGGAAGTTTGTGTGTTTAACATTTATATACCAGATTTCAGAGGAACCCTCAAGGCAGCTTGTAATACTATGCAGTAGCAATTTAAAATAAGGGACACAAAAAGCTTTCTTGACTTTTTTGGGTGGGCAAGAAGGGCAGGTAACCCTCAAAGTTACCTTTATGTGCTCCTTATTTTTTGAGCCAAGAGCGCAGGCAGGTGTTTTGAGTCTTCTCCCATCCAGTCCTCCTGTTGATAAACCTGGCACTGCCCAGAGCAACTTCCGCTAGTTTTAGAGGCTGCCAGGCTGACCCACAGAGCTGCTCAGCCTGCAATGAAATAGGGGCCACACTGGCATGGCAGCTTCCAAAAGGGAGGGTTTTATTGCACCAGGAGAATCCCTTGCGTGAGGCATCGTTTAAGTAATGGAGGAATCCCACTGGACTGTACCTTCCTAGCTGCAAGAGAGCAGGATGCCAAGAAGAAACCTTGGAGAGCAGCAGACCTTGAAAGAGCAATTTGGATCTGGTCTTTGGGGTTTCCAGATGGAAAGTTTTATTGCATCTCTGTTCCAGCATTCCCGTGTGCAACTTTTGCACAAGCTACTCTGGTCCTTCCAGAAATAGCTCTCCTTTCACTTTTGTAAGCATTCagtctgaagaagagttctgtgtcACTTAAAAAACTCACCCACCAGGTAGTGAACTTGGGTTGGTCCTAACCCAGGCATTGTCTCACGGCCCTGCTTGAATCACATTGTGGTGGACGGGCCTGGCTTCCCGTTTTCTTCTGTCATCCTCATGAAGGAGATGGTTGGGTCCCTTCCTGTGAACTGTGCAAAATGTAGTGAAGAGCCATCACCAGGAGCTGTGGATGCCTTATGTTTCCAACCAGGGGAcacagggtggggaagggaggggcacaCAGTTGGCTCCACCTGCAGGCAACCTTTGCGTCAAGTCATTGCTCAATGTCTCTGTCcttgtgtggggttttttgcatGATGGAGGGATCTTGCCCTCccatagaccagtggtctatagGGGTTGTGTAAAGGTATGTATGCttagggaacataagaacataagaaaggccctgctggatcagacccaggcccatcaagtccagcagtctgttcccacattggccaaccaggtgcctccaggaagcccccaaacaagacaactgcagcagcaccatcctgcctgtgttccacggaaCCTAATATAACacacctgctcctctgatcctggagagaatagggatgcatcatgactagcatccatttttactagtagccacggatagccctctcctccatgaacatgtccactctcctcttaaagccttccaagttggcagccatcaccacatcctggggcagggagttccacaatttaagaggAAAAGCAAAGATCCCTGGTGATTCTGCAAAAGGTACACTGAGTCAGTAAAAACAACTGGGAAGCTATTGGGGCTGTAAGGgtaatttcagaaaaagaattgatttttataccccacttttctctacctttaaggactcaaagaagcttacaatcgccttccctttctctccccacaacagacaccctgtgaggtaggtggggctgagggagttcagagagaactgtgactggcccaaggtcacccagcaggcttcatgtggacgagtggggaaaccagttcggttcgccagattacagtccgctgctcatgtggaggagtggggaatttcaGACTTTGGCATCTGTGTTGCCATCATAGGCAATCAGTCTCCTCCCCGCAGCCCCTTGGCCCTTCGCTGGATCCATCCCATTCTGTCTCCTGCCAgacatcttttcctgctgcaggtCTCACAGTGGCTCTGTTGGCTGGCTGGTTTCTTTCTGACGTGTCCTCATATTTCCGGAGCAGGAGGGAGCATTTAATCAAAAAACAAGGTCTTCACTATGTAGACTTAAAAGAGAACAGATGGCCCGGGATTAGTAGGGAAAGAGGGACAAGATTGAGAACTATGAGAACAGGGGGGAGGGATTTAAGTAAGGTGGAGGGTGGATTTGCAACCCAACCCTAATCATGCTTGCTTGGAAATAAATCTgataagtattgtcgaaggctttcaccgtcagagttcattggttcttgtaggttatccgggctgtataaccgtggtcttggtattttctttcctgatgtttcgccagcagctgtggccggcatcttcagaggagtaacatgaaggacagtgtctgtcagtgtcaagtgtgtaggaagagtaatatatagtcagaaaggggttgggtttgagctgaatcattgtcctgcaaaaagtatcaaaggtaatgtgctaaccattgtcctgtaagtatcaagataatgtgctaatgagggtgtggtatgttaatatggaaccattgtatcctgaagtgatccgttaatgtgtgaaatccaaagctaatctgcatggctattgttgactgtagtctttgttagtctggaggttttcaggacaggaagccaagccttattcattcttaaactctctttttttctgttaaagttgtgctgatgtttatgaatttcaatggcttctctgtgcaatctgaaaaaatagttggtagaattgtccagtctttcagtgtcttggaataagaccctgtgtcctgtttgggtcagtccatgttcagccactgctgatttctcaggttggccaagtctgcagtatctttcatgttcttttatccttgtttgtatgctgcgttttgttgtcccgatgtaaacttgtccacagctgcaaggtatacgatatactcctgcagaggtgagggggtctcttttgtcttttgcttattgtagcatttgttgtattttcttggtgggtttaaacactgtttgtaaaCATAAcctacagttgctggcgaaacgtcaggaaagaaaataccaagaccatggttacacagcccggataacctacaagaaccaattgattggcaggatccccccccccaatccctaaTGCCATTCCAAGCCCACCTGCACCCGAACGCCTCAACTAGACGCTAATAACTGTGCAGCTCAGGGGGATGTTGGCTTATGACTGCTCACTCAGTCATAAGCCACCCCAAACCAAAATTGCATGCTGAAAAAAATACAGCTGCCCCAAAACTATACATCATCTTGTTGGAGATTAAAGGGATCGAGTAGGATAGGGACCAGTGTGTCAAAAAGAAACCAGCAGAACCCACAGGAGCACCACAAATAATGAAGCTAATCTGGATGTGTTTaacattcttctttgcaggggtgggaggtgaaAAAACGAGAGCCAGTGACGAAGAGCAGCTGCTGCACCTTAGGCTCCTCCTCTGAGGCCGTGACAGTGTGCAGAGTGCTGAAAGAGGAGCGTCAAGGGGCACACAGAACCCCCTTCCCTCAcatttctgaggccttccttggggAAGTAATGGTATGTATGCTTGTTGGTTGATTGCCATTGGttatgctgggcttgcaaaagtgcaccATACCTTAagtttgtttttgcagagattctctggtttgatataGGTTCTGTTAGGTTTGCACTGCCAGATTGGGCCTGGTTTCTGCTTGGAATCTGTAAATTgcaattggttctgttgggcttgaaaAAGTTCCCTCCCTCCCATGCTTAAGTTTGCtgtgctgggcttctgtggattgcccttgattgtaaataaataaataaatcctgggaTTTTCTGGTCTGACATTGGTTCtattgggcttgcactgccacattggccctgggttctgctaggCTTATCTATTAgacattggttctgctgggcaaGCAAAAGTGCCCGCCTTTGCTTGATTTTTTTGTGCTGGGagtctctggtttgacattagttctgttgggcttgccacatcagcgggtggttctgctgggattcatgggttctgctttggttctgttgggcgtGTGTTGGTTCTTGGGATGGGAGgcattgtagaatcatagactcatagagttggaagggaccaccagggtcacctagtccaacctcctgcacaatgcaggaaattcacaactaccttcccccccacacccccagtggacccccccactccatgcccagaagctgtccaaggtgccctccctctcatgaactgcctaaggtcatagaaccagcattgctgtcagccatctagcctctgcttgaaaacctccagggaaggagcgcttaccatctcctgaggaagcctgttccactgaggaaccgctctgttagaaaatacttcctaatgtcaagatggaaactctcttgatttaatttcagcccgttggttctggcccaaccttctggggcaacagaaaacaactcggcaccatcctctatatgacagcccttcaagtacttgaacatggttatcatatcacctctcggtcttctcctctccaggctaaacatgccaagctccttcaacctttcctcagaggacttggtctccagacccctcaccacctttgttgtcctcctctggacacgttccagcttgtctacatccttcttaaattgcgatgcccaaaactgaacacaatactccaggtgaggtctaaccagagcagagtaaagcgataccatcattttgtGTGATCTGAAGTTGGTGACAAACAGCCTGCTGAAGGGAGACGATGCCATCTTCAAGAGCCACACCAACCCCCACCTGCCCCATGGCCAGCTGACATGTGCCACAACTGTCCAACCTGACCCCAATCAGTGTCTCAGGCTTCATCTGGAAAACTGCACCACAACTGCAGGGACTTGTGAAACTGGCTTTtaaagtccaatttccaaagttcCTTCACCGTCAGAAAACATTTTCTGTGCCATTGACTCCTCCTGGTGACCCAATCTACTCTCCAAGATCTGCAAAGGACAAACACACAATGACTTTAACTGTCATTGAAAATGTACCTGCCGCTAACAGCATACGTGCCCTGCTGCACAGAATTAAGGTGGCCAACTCCTGGCTCGATGCGCACTTTCCACCCACCACCTCCTTTTGTTATAATTTGGACCCATATAATCGAGTCCTTTTTCTACACGTTTGTGAGTCTCCCTTTTCCTTGTGCTTATTGATGAATGTCAACAACTTTTACACAAAGTGCTTCAAATTTTTTCCCCTCATCACTCAGTAGAGGAGAAGATGACAATGTAACTCACTCTGGGACCCTGTTGGAGAGGGCGGCCTGATGGAGATGATGTTAATTTCCCTGGCGAGGTCTGACTCCCGCACAAAGTCTTTATTTGAGTTAccatctatttttttattttacttaaagATCCAGGAGGAAGTCTTGGAGAATATCTGTCTCTCCACAAGCAAACTCTTATTCTGATCCAGTTGCACAGACAGGCAAAGGGGTGAATGCCGaaagacaaggggggggggggcttgatgtCAAAGGATTTCCTAACTAAGATGGCAGCCTAACAGGTGAGGAAACTGTGTTCTGAAGAGCAAACAGATGCTGGGAATTAACAAGAAAGCAGATTCGATATCAAACCGTTTCCCTTGTGAGGAAAGATGGTGCATTTGGGGAGGTGAATAATGGATAGTGACTAGATTCAGATCCATCAGGACAAGTCAGggtgttgcatacaggcagggaccaggctgaggtgcttggcctctgaccccactcccagcaatggagggtcctggggggagcagagcctgttgcggtttactcttcccggtagtgcggGCGGACTAAGTGCggaaccaaggcagcactctaaacatgGAACAAGGTCACTCACCAGCACGAGTTCCTTTTCTTCAAGCTCTAGGCTAGGGCCTCCCAGGTTCTGcggggatgctgggggggggggcaggagctggTACCTAAGCAGGACAATACTGTGCACAGAGATCTCGGCATGAGCAGCAGAGCCTGGACTAatcagcaaagttgttcccacactgaatgACTTGACAGCCCAAGTTTTATGGCTCTTCCTCAGCACTCCCTTccagggccagctgttctgcatcactcaaTGGTGTCAGTTCTTGTAAACACTTACGACCAAGAGCTTCTGCTTCTAATCTCGCGCTTCAACTCCTCTCCCgtaaactgagccgaacctttgatctttgccaggtaactgggctgggcgggtctggagg
This sequence is a window from Euleptes europaea isolate rEulEur1 chromosome 12, rEulEur1.hap1, whole genome shotgun sequence. Protein-coding genes within it:
- the LOC130485574 gene encoding olfactory receptor 51L1-like, encoding MFCTAEMITSMSPLSNSSGPIFLLRGFPGLETYHRWLSIPFCSIYLIALLGNSTILFVIKTNRSLHEPMYAFLSMLAITDLGLSLSTLPTVLGLFWFNIREIGFNACAVQLFFIHTFSFMESSVLLAMAFDRYVAICSPLKYTSILTNSVLVKIGLAIAARSSAIVFPTPWLLRRYRYCKSKELSHSFCLHQDVLKLSCSDSRVNSIYGLCVVLSTLVIDSLLILLSYMKIIRAVTAIASKEERFKAFNTCVSHICVVLIFFIPVIGVSMLHRFARHSSSIVHILMADVYLLIPPVLNPIVYSVKTQPIRKGILWAFGRRRTTHFQ